CGTTGGATTTGGCAGGCGTTGGAAGTGTAGCCGTTTTGCGGCTGTACGAGTTCTCTGGAATTTGTTAAATACGTTCGATGAGAGAATCTTCTCTGAGTCTTTGCTTTTGATGATTGGTAGACCGATGATCTTCGAGTCGGGCAACACTTCCGTTTCTGGACCTTCTCCGGAATAACCAATCCACGCAGCTTGGACATGGATTCTTTCGTTGTTCGAGTAAGCTGGTAATAGATGACTTTCTTCTTTCCTCAACGTGTTGCTGCTGTTGATCGCGCGAGGCTATTGCCGTTGGAATATCCAGAAAAACTGGTGGTTCTTGACAAAATCTTGGCATTACCAAACATTCCTCCATTATCTACTTTGCTATCTCCATTCGAAGCCATCATTCCATTGGATGGGTTCAAATTCTCTACGCTGTATGCCTTACCCAATACTACCGGTTTCGATGTCTCCAGtccaaatttggttttgtacgAGCCGTTCTCCGCCGTTCTGAATTCAGCCTACATTCTGAACACTATCGACATCGTCCAGGTTCTCCACGCTATGGGCTTTCTTCCTCAGAGTAGCGTACGCCTCAATTGGATCAACAGCTTTCCTTGCGTATCCACTTTCGCTTCCCAACAAGTTCTCCGAACTCTTAGTGAAATCCTTGCTATATTTCCGCAGCGTTGGGTGCCCTTGATTTTCGGATCCTCCATCACTACtccctcctcctcctcctcctccacTGCCACCTCCCGACCCATGAGAGAACATGGCAATCTTATCGCGAACACTGCGTTCCGACTTTTCATCCTTGCGCCAGTTGGACCCGACCAAACTAATCCTGGACGGAGGTTTGTTGATCTCGTGGATGTCGAACGACCGTCGGCGGGATTCCTCCTTCTGGAGCGGGAGCGTGGTCGAGGCGGTGTCCGTCGGAATCATCGAGTTGCTGCGAGCGGGCGATGGGAAGATTGGCGGCTTCTTGAAGGTGGTGGTCTGTTCTGGGTGGTTTTGGTCCAAGGCTTTCAGGACCAGATCCTGGCGGTAGACTTTGCGAGGCACTGCCGGTGGGTGGCTCTTCGGTAGGTCCGGAATGTCGTCGTAGCTGGAATgaggaaaataaaagttttttagaACACACTTGAAAATTGCATGTATAGATTGGATTAAACAACATAGAAGCCACAGGGAAATTTGAACTATATTTGAAGTtgttatttctccaggaaaatttcaaagttttaaaGCCTGCTATACTTATCATAGATAGTTAGTATGCCATTAGGTTGGGTTCTTTAGATCTTATGATCCCTGTGAGTATGGCTTGAAAAGACCTTCAAGTATATGGTGATTCAAAAATTGTCACATTCTACTGTAAGCTCCAACCATCATCTCTTTTCCAATATTGTGATGGTCTTTTTAGAGCTCCAACATTTCTGATGATCAAAGAACAGATATTGTGAAAATTTCGCTAGCTTACAGGATTATCAGAACTACCGCAAAGCAGTTCTTCTGGGGgtgattcattcagaaatctcTTCAAGATTTAGTTAAAAATCCTGCAATAGATCTTCATCAAGAATCATTTTAATGAATCTGACGAGGATTTGATTATAACTTTCGCCACAAGGTAACATCGTGTTCATCCATATTGATCTTTGAACCTAGAAAAGGCTTGTACTTAACCAACACTGTATCATGCCATTAGCCGGATCCTAAAAGCCCGATTTTTAACTCTGCAACCCAACCATAACCCCGTTCTTCAGTATGGATGATGatataatcataaaaaaaatcgtgctgCTCCTTAGTCCTTAAATGTTTGGCATAGTCCATTTTACGGAACGGCActactgatgatattgctgttactttcacacgttacgaccCCGCctcttgtcaaaatttcatttatgaAATAAGCGATAAGCTGTTCTAAAACGTCTCGTCAAATGGACTATTATCCTAATTACTGTGTTAGGTGCCTTCGCCGTTTTCCCGCAGCCATAGTCGACGTTGCTATTGAAGTTCAATCGG
This sequence is a window from Aedes aegypti strain LVP_AGWG unplaced genomic scaffold, AaegL5.0 Primary Assembly AGWG_AaegL5_hic_scaff_2362_PBJ_arrow, whole genome shotgun sequence. Protein-coding genes within it:
- the LOC110681024 gene encoding uncharacterized protein LOC110681024, which encodes MSSFRFSSIFFTEPTNSSNQLAIVPAAAASKPRANLLANSSSTSNEIDDIKDPGTVDQTVTIMDQMNNVVTTTTTVTAIASTVHQSTGGVGGGGTSATGIIISSNSISKVVPPAFSRLPPDGHEFPPNFSEPTPNGMTVVTQSQTVVASAMALAKGDKHSSYDDIPDLPKSHPPAVPRKVYRQDLVLKALDQNHPEQTTTFKKPPIFPSPARSNSMIPTDTASTTLPLQKEESRRRSFDIHEINKPPSRISLVGSNWRKDEKSERSVRDKIAMFSHGSGGGSGGGGGGGSSDGGSENQGHPTLRKYSKDFTKSSENLLGSESGYARKAVDPIEAYATLRKKAHSVENLDDVDSVQNVG